The window GAATTCAAATTAATGCAATATTTACAAACAACAATAGTGATATATTTTTTCAAAACCTCAGTGTATTGGTTCGACGATACACGCTTCCATATATTTTACCAAATCATGATAATTATAACGAACATTTCTCCCAAATTTTATATATACAGGAGGCTTTTTCAGATACCTCCACTGCTGGAGAGTTTTGACACTGATCGATAAAAAATCAGCAGCTTCTTTTTCACAGAACAACTTTACTTCATTATTGAACATTACTACAACTCCATATTGATTAAACGAATTGTTTAATATGCCATAAATTACATTTTAGGACAAAACGTAAAACTATTTTTTTTGCCCTCAGGTTCCTGAATATTATTGCATAAATTAAAATCATATTCATTTGAAATAGGCATTTCAAAATTTTTTACATATTTATTGTCAATATTTATAAAATTTATATAATACTCACTATTAACATTATAAAAATCATATATTATATCGGATAAAA of the Desulfomicrobium macestii genome contains:
- a CDS encoding helix-turn-helix domain-containing protein translates to MFNNEVKLFCEKEAADFLSISVKTLQQWRYLKKPPVYIKFGRNVRYNYHDLVKYMEACIVEPIH